In Plectropomus leopardus isolate mb chromosome 20, YSFRI_Pleo_2.0, whole genome shotgun sequence, one DNA window encodes the following:
- the LOC121960297 gene encoding zinc finger protein 703-like, whose protein sequence is MKYLPPGSVSTRIELSETSDSPKSRPGAVVSLLTPLDPLRQAKRLPIRVLKMLTAHTGHLLHPEYLQPLTPAPVSIELDAKKSPLALLAQTCSQIGKPDPPSSSKLGSSCNQGDKESSSRSSGSGLKLGEHRPSLEDKCSFKPYNKGSADCRRDGVTSSSSNNSSDKVGFRVPSNNVTTNGSSTNGQQSYPPHAASPRASSGTPPGHTQHQPHKQSQSPGGLPTSHSQTPSGESAHEQSSPTSLNSNNTKKDADVKTNSDSPHDANSSHVRASTNCSNGSSDGGSNHEGGKVESAQPNLGPGRITPISPYKTNQPLFPLPSSNMGYHGSVVGAYAGYPSQFVPGLDPTKSSLGVGGMGVPGKHPSSSPLTGASPPSFMQSLCRDPYCLSYPGVSHLGGSNCNSCIHDPTSLKSNFPLVYPSHPLHSLHQNSMSSSVSSSLSHPLYTYGFMLPNDPLPHACNWVSAGGPCDKRFATSDELLAHLRTHTALPLGMDSKLLSVSSSGPASCHLHLPHQSSPGSMPSSLSLRAPPSLGLARYHPYSKVHLPPGPSSISLHSLPTTGPYYPHYALYSQRLGSASALGFQ, encoded by the exons ATGAAATATCTGCCTCCAGGATCAGTAAGTACGCGGATCGAGCTCAGTGAGACCAGCGACAGTCCAAAGTCCCGTCCCGGTGCTGTGGTGTCTTTGTTGACCCCTCTGGACCCTCTCCGGCAGGCAAAGCGGCTTCCAATCCGAGTTCTCAAGATGTTGACTGCGCACACCGGACACTTGCTACACCCGGAGTATTTACAGCCTCTGACGCCCGCTCCAGTCAGCATCGAG CTGGATGCTAAGAAGAGTCCACTGGCTCTGCTGGCACAGACCTGCTCTCAGATCGGTAAACCAGACCCTCCGTCCTCCTCCAAGCTGGGCTCCTCCTGCAACCAGGGGGACAAGGAGTCCAGCAGTCGGTCGTCTGGCTCCGGCCTGAAGCTCGGGGAGCATCGCCCCTCCCTGGAGGACAAGTGCAGCTTCAAGCCCTACAACAAAGGCAGCGCAGACTGCCGCAGAGACGGAgtcaccagcagcagctctaACAACAGCAGCGATAAAGTTGGGTTCAGGGTACCCAGCAATAATGTTACCACTAATGGAAGTTCAACCAACGGCCAGCAGTCCTATCCGCCTCATGCCGCTTCCCCCAGAGCCAGCAGTGGCACCCCACCGGGACACACTCAGCACCAGCCTCACAAACAGAGCCAGTCTCCTGGTGGACTGCCCACGTCACACTCCCAGACTCCTAGTGGAGAAAGTGCACACGAGCAGAGCAGTCCCACCAGCTTGAACagcaacaacaccaaaaaagacGCTGATGTAAAGACCAACTCGGACAGTCCACATGATGCAAACTCCAGCCATGTCCGAGCCAGCACGAACTGCAGTAATGGCAGCTCTGACGGGGGTTCCAACCACGAGGGAGGCAAGGTGGAGTCAGCGCAGCCCAACCTTGGCCCTGGACGCATTACACCCATTTCCCCTTACAAGACAAACCAGCCGCTCTTCCCCCTGCCCTCCTCTAACATGGGCTACCACGGATCTGTAGTTGGGGCTTACGCTGGCTACCCATCTCAGTTTGTTCCCGGGCTGGACCCGACAAAGTCGAGCCTTGGCGTAGGAGGCATGGGAGTCCCAGGAAAGCACCCAAGCTCTAGCCCACTTACAGGTGCCTCCCCTCCATCCTTCATGCAGAGTTTATGCCGGGACCCCTACTGTCTGAGCTACCCGGGTGTATCCCACCTCGGCGGAAGCAACTGCAACTCCTGCATCCACGACCCTACCTCCCTAAAATCAAACTTCCCGTTGGTGTACCCCTCCCATCCGCTCCACTCCCTCCACCAAAACTCTATGTCCTCCAGCGTGTCCTCCTCCCTCTCGCATCCCCTTTACACTTACGGCTTCATGCTTCCCAACGACCCCCTGCCTCACGCCTGTAACTGGGTCTCCGCCGGTGGGCCTTGCGACAAACGTTTCGCCACATCCGACGAGCTCCTGGCTCACCTCCGCACGCACACCGCCCTGCCTTTAGGGATGGACAGTAAgctgctctctgtctcctcctctggaCCTGCCTCCTgccacctccacctcccccaCCAGAGCAGTCCAGGCTCCATGCCCAGCTCCCTCTCTCTGAGGGCGCCACCCAGCCTGGGTTTAGCTCGCTATCACCCCTACAGTAAGGTCCACCTGCCCCCTGGACCTTCGTCCATCTCCCTGCACTCTCTGCCCACCACGGGGCCGTACTACCCTCATTACGCTCTCTACAGTCAAAGACTCGGATCTGCGTCTGCTCTGGGCTTCCAGTGA